The Lentzea guizhouensis genome contains a region encoding:
- the rplJ gene encoding 50S ribosomal protein L10 — MAKPTKVTAVAELAEQFRSSSAAVVTEYRGLSMAQLTTLRRALGAGTKYTVAKNTLVKLAAADAGVEGLEALLSGPTAIAFVEGEPVDAAKAIRDFAKDNKALVIKGGYMDGRSLSVDEVTAIADLESREVLLAKLAGAMKGNLAKAAGLFNAPASQVARLAAALQEKKAESAPAAEADAPAES; from the coding sequence ATGGCGAAGCCCACGAAGGTTACGGCGGTCGCTGAGCTCGCGGAGCAGTTCCGCAGCAGCTCGGCAGCGGTTGTCACCGAGTACCGTGGCCTCTCCATGGCGCAGCTCACCACGCTGCGTCGCGCTCTCGGCGCGGGCACCAAGTACACCGTCGCGAAGAACACGCTGGTCAAGCTGGCTGCCGCGGACGCCGGAGTCGAGGGCCTCGAGGCTCTCCTGTCCGGTCCGACCGCCATCGCGTTCGTCGAGGGCGAGCCCGTCGACGCCGCCAAGGCGATCCGCGACTTCGCGAAGGACAACAAGGCCCTGGTCATCAAGGGCGGCTACATGGATGGCCGCTCGCTCTCGGTCGACGAGGTCACCGCTATCGCGGACCTCGAAAGCCGTGAGGTGCTGCTCGCGAAGCTCGCGGGCGCGATGAAGGGCAACCTGGCCAAGGCCGCGGGTCTGTTCAACGCCCCGGCTTCCCAGGTCGCTCGCCTGGCTGCTGCCCTGCAGGAGAAGAAGGCCGAGTCGGCTCCCGCCGCCGAAGCCGACGCTCCCGCCGAAAGCTGA
- a CDS encoding MlaE family ABC transporter permease: MTTQTFPGAGALRETGKLCQLGIDVVRTSFRRPFQLKEFIQQSWFIVSVTVLPTALVSIPFGAVIALQLGSLTRQIGAQSFTGAASVLAIIQQASPIVTALLIAGAGGSAICADLGSRKIREEIDAMEVLGVSPIHRLVVPRVLATMLVAVLLNGMVSVVGVLGGYFFNVIMQDGTPGAYLASFSALAQLPDLWISELKALIFGFIAGIVAAYRGLNPAGGPKGVGDAVNQAVVITFLLLFFVNFVLTTIYLQVVPAKGS; the protein is encoded by the coding sequence GTGACGACGCAGACCTTTCCCGGCGCTGGTGCGCTGCGGGAGACCGGGAAGCTGTGCCAGCTGGGCATCGACGTCGTGCGGACGTCGTTCCGGCGGCCGTTCCAGCTGAAGGAGTTCATCCAGCAGAGCTGGTTCATCGTCAGCGTGACGGTGTTGCCCACGGCGCTGGTCAGCATTCCGTTCGGTGCGGTCATCGCGCTGCAGCTGGGCAGCCTCACCCGGCAGATCGGTGCGCAGAGCTTCACGGGTGCGGCCAGCGTGCTCGCGATCATCCAGCAGGCCAGTCCGATCGTGACGGCGTTGCTGATCGCGGGGGCGGGTGGGTCCGCGATCTGTGCGGACCTGGGCAGCCGCAAGATCCGGGAAGAGATCGACGCCATGGAAGTGCTGGGCGTCAGCCCGATCCACCGGCTGGTGGTGCCGAGGGTGCTCGCCACGATGCTGGTCGCGGTGCTGCTCAACGGCATGGTCAGCGTCGTCGGCGTGCTCGGTGGCTACTTCTTCAACGTGATCATGCAGGACGGCACGCCCGGTGCGTACCTGGCGAGCTTCAGCGCGCTGGCCCAGCTGCCGGACCTGTGGATCAGCGAGCTCAAGGCGCTGATCTTCGGGTTCATCGCCGGGATCGTGGCCGCCTACCGGGGGCTCAACCCGGCCGGCGGGCCGAAGGGCGTGGGTGACGCGGTCAACCAGGCCGTGGTCATCACGTTCCTGCTGCTGTTCTTCGTCAACTTCGTCCTCACCACGATCTACCTGCAGGTCGTGCCCGCGAAGGGGAGCTGA
- a CDS encoding MCE family protein: MITRGTKLKVVAFVLVALLGVSYVSANYVGLFRASSTVVTMQLADSGGIFSNAEVTYRGVTIGRVGQLRLTADGVEVDLELDADAPRVPASTEAVVANRSAVGEQYVDLRPKTDSGPYLEAGSVIPRSATKTPPPVDGLLTNLDAFATSVPTDSLKVVVDELHTAFNGTGGDLQVLIDNTAAFTAAAREHLPQTTQLLQDGRIVLATQAASGGAIRSFSGDLRLIAEQLKASDGDLRRLIVAVPPASEQVSALLKESGPNLGVVFANLLTTSNILVTRRDGLEQIAVTYPIAVGGGFTVAPGDGSAHFGLALNVFDPMPCTVGYEGTKIRPGNDTSPAPLNTQAYCALAPGSATSVRGSQNAPYGGTPVGTAVTQPSLEPTGQQGQAAAEVPLLTSLGQLLGLPEGKK, from the coding sequence GTGATCACGCGGGGGACCAAGCTCAAGGTCGTGGCGTTCGTGCTGGTCGCGCTGCTGGGCGTGTCGTACGTCAGCGCCAACTACGTGGGGCTCTTCCGGGCGTCGTCGACGGTCGTGACGATGCAGCTCGCCGACTCCGGTGGCATCTTCTCCAACGCCGAGGTCACCTACCGCGGTGTCACGATCGGCCGGGTCGGGCAGCTGCGGCTCACCGCCGACGGCGTCGAGGTCGACCTGGAGCTGGACGCGGACGCGCCGCGGGTGCCGGCCTCGACCGAGGCCGTGGTGGCCAACCGGTCGGCGGTCGGCGAGCAGTACGTGGACCTGCGGCCGAAGACGGACTCCGGGCCCTACCTGGAGGCCGGATCGGTCATCCCGCGGTCGGCGACCAAGACGCCGCCGCCGGTGGACGGGCTGCTGACCAACCTCGACGCGTTCGCCACCTCGGTGCCGACGGACTCGTTGAAGGTCGTGGTCGACGAGCTGCACACGGCGTTCAACGGCACCGGGGGCGACCTGCAGGTGCTGATCGACAACACCGCGGCGTTCACGGCCGCGGCGCGCGAGCACCTGCCGCAGACCACGCAGCTGCTGCAGGACGGGCGGATCGTGCTGGCCACGCAGGCCGCGTCCGGTGGTGCCATCCGGTCGTTCAGCGGTGACCTGCGGTTGATCGCCGAGCAGCTGAAGGCCTCCGACGGCGACCTGCGGCGGTTGATCGTGGCCGTGCCGCCGGCGTCCGAGCAGGTGTCGGCGCTGCTGAAGGAGAGCGGGCCGAACCTCGGTGTGGTGTTCGCGAACCTGCTGACCACGTCGAACATCCTGGTGACGCGGCGGGACGGTTTGGAGCAGATCGCCGTGACGTACCCGATCGCCGTGGGTGGTGGCTTCACCGTGGCGCCCGGCGACGGGTCCGCGCACTTCGGGCTGGCGTTGAACGTGTTCGACCCGATGCCGTGCACGGTCGGGTACGAGGGCACCAAGATCCGGCCCGGCAACGACACCTCGCCCGCGCCGTTGAACACGCAGGCCTACTGCGCGCTGGCGCCGGGGAGTGCCACGTCGGTGCGCGGGTCGCAGAACGCTCCGTACGGCGGGACGCCGGTCGGCACCGCCGTCACCCAGCCGAGCCTGGAGCCGACCGGGCAGCAGGGCCAGGCCGCTGCGGAGGTGCCGCTGCTGACGTCGCTCGGCCAGCTGCTGGGCCTGCCAGAGGGGAAGAAGTAG
- a CDS encoding MCE family protein, which yields MKKLLLGLTALVLVSGCGSGGFDGVYNLPLPGGADVGDHPYRVKARFKDVLDLVPQAGVKVNDVPVGRVERIDLAPDGWTAEVTLLVNGDVQLPANAYANLRQSALLGEKFVELGKPPRNDQTQASAGKLADNATIPIERTNRNPEVEEVFGALSMLLNGGGVAQLQNITKELNATFEGNEQEIKALLGNLDTFVGELDEHKAEIVRALDSMNRLAGTLAQQRDKISVALTDLEPGLKVLAEQRTQLVTLLQSLTRLSDVAVDTVNRSRDDIVASLKALQPTLTKLAESGQNLPKSLELLLTYPFPDAAVDGIKGDYTNAFIDLDLNLGNVLDNLGRSRQTPLEGILPPSQGTPLPLPNLPLPGVGQGTGSGLGDILGGLLGGGRK from the coding sequence GTGAAGAAGCTCCTCCTGGGTCTCACGGCGCTGGTGCTGGTTTCGGGCTGCGGCTCGGGCGGCTTCGACGGCGTCTACAACTTGCCGCTGCCCGGTGGTGCGGACGTGGGCGATCACCCTTACCGGGTGAAGGCGCGGTTCAAGGACGTGCTGGACCTGGTGCCGCAGGCCGGCGTAAAGGTCAACGACGTGCCGGTCGGCCGGGTGGAGCGGATCGACCTCGCCCCCGACGGCTGGACCGCCGAGGTCACGCTGCTCGTCAACGGCGACGTGCAGCTCCCGGCCAACGCGTACGCGAACCTGCGCCAGTCGGCGTTGCTCGGTGAGAAGTTCGTGGAGCTGGGCAAGCCTCCCAGAAATGATCAAACACAGGCGTCGGCGGGCAAGCTCGCGGACAACGCGACCATCCCGATCGAGCGGACCAACCGCAACCCCGAGGTCGAAGAGGTCTTCGGCGCGTTGTCGATGCTGCTCAACGGCGGTGGTGTCGCGCAGCTGCAGAACATCACCAAGGAGCTCAACGCCACCTTCGAGGGCAACGAGCAGGAGATCAAGGCGCTGCTCGGCAACCTCGACACGTTCGTCGGGGAGCTGGACGAGCACAAGGCGGAGATCGTCCGCGCGCTCGACTCGATGAACCGGCTCGCCGGCACGCTGGCGCAGCAGCGGGACAAGATCTCCGTGGCGCTGACCGACCTGGAGCCGGGCCTGAAGGTGCTGGCCGAGCAGCGCACGCAGCTGGTGACGTTGCTGCAGTCGTTGACCAGGCTCTCCGACGTCGCGGTCGACACGGTGAACCGCAGCCGCGACGACATCGTGGCCAGCCTGAAGGCGTTGCAGCCGACGCTGACCAAGCTCGCCGAGTCGGGGCAGAACCTGCCGAAGTCGCTGGAGCTGCTGCTGACCTACCCGTTCCCGGACGCGGCGGTCGACGGCATCAAGGGCGACTACACCAACGCGTTCATCGACCTGGACCTCAACCTGGGCAACGTCCTCGACAACCTGGGCCGGTCGCGGCAGACCCCGCTCGAGGGAATCCTGCCGCCGAGCCAGGGCACTCCGCTGCCGCTGCCGAACCTTCCACTGCCCGGCGTCGGCCAGGGCACCGGGTCGGGTCTCGGTGACATCCTCGGCGGCCTGCTGGGAGGTGGGCGCAAGTGA
- a CDS encoding ABC transporter ATP-binding protein gives MGVEVVVEGLTKSFGKQTIWQDVTLTLPPGEVSVMLGPSGTGKSVFLKSLVGLLKPERGKIVINGTDLVRCSEHKLYEIRKMFGVLFQDGALFGSMNLYDNIAFPLREHTRKTEAEVRRIVLEKMEMVGLVGAEKKLPGEISGGMRKRAGLARALVLDPEIILCDEPDSGLDPVRTAYLSQLLIDLNAQIDATILIVTHNINIARTVPDNLGMLFRRELVMFGPREVLLTSDEPVVEQFLNGRRLGPIGMSEEKDQATMAAEQAHADAGHSDGSPDEDMRGVVPQLEPTPGLPYRDAVRRRKDRVMSIIHQLPHEAQQGIIESLTSEEQVRYGVRAGVPVAAPTPSPWPRTGGVL, from the coding sequence ATGGGCGTCGAGGTGGTCGTCGAGGGTCTGACCAAGTCCTTCGGCAAGCAGACCATCTGGCAGGACGTCACGCTCACGTTGCCGCCGGGTGAGGTCAGCGTGATGCTCGGGCCGTCGGGTACCGGCAAGAGCGTGTTCCTGAAGTCGCTGGTCGGGCTGCTCAAGCCGGAGCGCGGGAAGATCGTCATCAACGGCACGGACCTGGTGCGGTGTTCGGAGCACAAGCTCTACGAGATCCGGAAGATGTTCGGCGTGCTGTTCCAGGACGGTGCGTTGTTCGGGTCGATGAACCTGTACGACAACATCGCCTTTCCGCTGCGGGAGCACACCCGCAAGACGGAGGCCGAGGTGCGGCGGATCGTCCTCGAGAAGATGGAGATGGTCGGGCTCGTCGGTGCGGAGAAGAAGCTCCCCGGTGAGATCTCCGGTGGTATGCGCAAGCGGGCCGGGCTGGCGCGGGCGCTGGTGCTCGATCCCGAGATCATCCTGTGCGACGAGCCGGACTCGGGGTTGGACCCGGTCAGGACGGCGTACCTGAGCCAGTTGCTGATCGATTTGAACGCGCAGATCGACGCGACCATCCTGATCGTCACGCACAACATCAACATCGCTCGGACCGTGCCGGACAACCTGGGGATGTTGTTCCGGCGGGAGCTCGTCATGTTCGGGCCGCGCGAGGTGTTGCTGACCAGCGACGAGCCGGTGGTGGAGCAGTTCCTGAACGGGCGGCGGCTCGGGCCGATCGGCATGTCCGAGGAGAAGGACCAGGCCACCATGGCCGCCGAGCAGGCGCATGCGGACGCCGGGCACTCGGACGGGTCGCCGGACGAGGACATGCGCGGGGTCGTGCCGCAGTTGGAGCCGACGCCGGGGTTGCCGTACCGGGATGCGGTGCGGCGGAGGAAGGACCGGGTCATGTCGATCATCCACCAGCTGCCGCACGAGGCGCAGCAGGGGATCATCGAGAGCCTGACCAGCGAGGAGCAGGTGCGGTACGGCGTGCGCGCCGGAGTGCCGGTGGCCGCTCCGACGCCCAGCCCGTGGCCGCGGACCGGCGGTGTGCTGTGA
- a CDS encoding MCE family protein translates to MRKRVLGIAFLLAIAMFLSLTVALYKDAFGDYVKVTLKTDHIGNQLLTASDVKVRGLIVGSVKAIRTTGDGAELELALLPDKVEQIPANVSARLLPKTLFGERYVNLVLPPQKGTAIREGAVIEQDRTSSAIELERVLNNLMPVLQAIQPEKLATTLTALSQALDGRGKPLGETLVSLNSYLGELNPQLPALKENITKLADVANVYSDAAPDLLQALNDMTTTTKTVVDQRDNLLAVYGSLTTGSQDLTSFLAVNKNNIIQLAGTGRPTLELLAKYAPEYPCLLKGLAEFKPVIDKAFGVGTNEPGLHITLEITNNRGKYKPNLDEPEYADKRGPRCYDLIPRPDPFPQYPPEGPVKDGSSSPPPARVANDGILPPATAGNATTPSSAGALNLANSPEEARLVAALFGPRMGVDPQEMPGWSSLLLGPLVRGTEVTVK, encoded by the coding sequence ATGAGGAAACGGGTTCTCGGCATCGCGTTCCTCCTGGCGATCGCGATGTTCCTCTCGCTCACGGTGGCGCTCTACAAGGACGCCTTCGGCGACTACGTGAAGGTCACGCTCAAGACCGACCACATCGGCAACCAGCTGCTGACCGCGAGCGACGTCAAGGTGCGCGGGCTGATCGTCGGTTCGGTGAAGGCCATCCGCACCACCGGTGACGGTGCCGAGCTGGAGCTCGCGCTGCTGCCGGACAAGGTCGAGCAGATCCCCGCCAACGTCAGCGCGCGCCTGCTGCCCAAGACGTTGTTCGGCGAGCGGTACGTGAACCTCGTGCTGCCGCCGCAGAAGGGCACCGCGATCAGGGAGGGCGCGGTCATCGAGCAGGACCGCACCAGCAGCGCGATCGAGCTCGAACGCGTGCTGAACAACCTGATGCCGGTGCTGCAGGCGATCCAGCCGGAGAAGCTCGCCACCACGCTCACCGCGTTGTCGCAGGCGCTCGACGGCCGCGGCAAGCCGCTCGGGGAGACGCTGGTGTCGCTGAACTCCTACCTCGGCGAGCTCAACCCGCAGCTGCCCGCGCTCAAGGAGAACATCACCAAGCTCGCCGACGTCGCGAACGTCTACTCCGACGCCGCGCCGGACCTGCTGCAGGCGCTCAACGACATGACCACGACGACCAAGACCGTCGTCGACCAGCGGGACAACCTGCTCGCGGTCTACGGCTCGCTGACCACCGGCTCGCAGGACCTCACGAGCTTCCTGGCGGTCAACAAGAACAACATCATCCAGCTCGCCGGCACCGGCCGCCCGACGCTCGAGCTGCTCGCGAAGTACGCGCCCGAGTACCCGTGCCTGCTCAAGGGGCTCGCGGAGTTCAAGCCGGTCATCGACAAGGCGTTCGGCGTGGGCACCAACGAACCGGGCCTGCACATCACGCTGGAGATCACCAACAACCGCGGCAAGTACAAGCCGAACCTCGACGAGCCCGAGTACGCCGACAAGCGCGGGCCCCGGTGCTACGACCTGATCCCGCGGCCGGACCCGTTCCCGCAGTACCCGCCGGAGGGCCCGGTCAAGGACGGCTCCAGCTCGCCGCCGCCCGCGCGCGTGGCGAACGACGGGATCCTGCCGCCGGCCACCGCGGGCAACGCGACCACGCCGTCGTCGGCCGGTGCGCTGAACCTCGCGAACTCACCGGAGGAGGCCAGGCTGGTCGCGGCGCTGTTCGGGCCGCGGATGGGCGTCGACCCGCAGGAGATGCCCGGCTGGTCGAGCCTGCTGCTCGGGCCGCTCGTGCGCGGGACGGAGGTGACGGTCAAGTGA
- a CDS encoding MlaE family ABC transporter permease, which produces MANKVLSTLDGFGDQLTFYVKALAWTPRALKRYSKETLRLLAEVSFGSGALAVIGGTIGVMVGLSVFTGTVVGLQGFTALNQIGTSAFAGFVSAYFNTREIAPLVAGLALSATVGSGFTAQLGAMRISEEIDALEVMGIPSLPFLVTTRIIAGFVAIIPLYVIGLLTSYLAARTITVEFYGQSAGTYDHYFNLFLPPVDVLWSFGKVLVFAVVIIMTHCYYGYRASGGPAGVGVAVGRAVRTAIVTTALLDFFLSLAIWGATTTVRIAG; this is translated from the coding sequence ATGGCGAACAAGGTGCTGTCCACCCTGGACGGGTTCGGCGACCAGCTGACGTTCTACGTCAAGGCGCTGGCGTGGACGCCGCGTGCGCTCAAGCGGTACTCGAAGGAGACGCTGCGGCTGCTGGCCGAGGTGAGCTTCGGTTCCGGTGCGCTGGCGGTCATCGGCGGCACGATCGGCGTGATGGTCGGCCTGAGCGTGTTCACGGGCACGGTCGTGGGTCTGCAGGGCTTCACGGCCCTCAACCAGATCGGCACGTCCGCGTTCGCCGGCTTCGTGAGCGCCTACTTCAACACGCGGGAGATCGCGCCGTTGGTGGCGGGGCTGGCGCTGTCCGCCACCGTCGGGTCCGGGTTCACCGCGCAGCTCGGCGCCATGCGGATCTCCGAGGAGATCGACGCGCTCGAGGTCATGGGCATCCCGAGCCTGCCGTTCCTGGTCACCACGCGGATCATCGCCGGGTTCGTCGCGATCATCCCGCTGTACGTGATCGGCCTGCTGACGAGCTACCTGGCGGCGCGCACGATCACCGTGGAGTTCTACGGGCAGTCGGCGGGCACGTACGACCACTACTTCAACCTGTTCCTACCGCCGGTCGACGTGCTCTGGTCGTTCGGCAAGGTGCTGGTCTTCGCGGTCGTGATCATCATGACCCACTGCTACTACGGCTACCGCGCCTCGGGCGGGCCGGCCGGGGTCGGGGTGGCGGTCGGGCGCGCGGTGCGGACCGCGATCGTCACGACGGCGCTGCTCGACTTCTTCCTGAGCCTCGCGATCTGGGGTGCGACGACGACGGTGAGGATCGCCGGATGA
- a CDS encoding MCE family protein has protein sequence MKGVLAPLLKLITFAVVTILATTLLAVTIANVNLAGATGYKARFTDVTALNEGDDVRIAGVRVGQVDEIQVVDRKTAEVTFSIDGDRELPEAVTATIKYRNLVGQRYIALESGTGDTNAVLPEGGTIPLERTKAALDLTVLFNGFKPLFQALSPEDVNKLSFEIIQVLQGEGGTIDSLLQHTASLTSTLAGKDKVIGEVVDNLNLALDTVNSRGDDLNNLVITLQQLVSGLAQDRQPIGEAITALGDLTNATAGLLEQGREPLRNDIAQLGIVSKTLGDNEALVEGVLQRMPNKLETITRTATYGSWFNFYLCEASGQIAVPPVITNPIPITALPVTQQRCRR, from the coding sequence GTGAAAGGCGTGCTCGCCCCGCTGCTGAAGCTGATCACGTTCGCCGTGGTCACCATCCTCGCCACGACCCTGCTCGCGGTCACCATCGCCAACGTGAACCTGGCCGGCGCCACCGGGTACAAGGCGCGGTTCACCGACGTCACCGCGCTCAACGAGGGCGACGACGTCCGCATCGCCGGCGTCCGGGTCGGGCAGGTCGACGAGATCCAGGTCGTCGACCGCAAGACCGCCGAGGTGACGTTCTCGATCGACGGCGACCGCGAGCTGCCGGAGGCGGTGACCGCGACCATCAAGTACCGCAACCTGGTCGGCCAGCGGTACATCGCGCTCGAGTCGGGCACCGGTGACACCAACGCGGTGCTGCCCGAGGGCGGCACGATCCCGTTGGAGCGCACGAAGGCCGCGCTCGACCTGACGGTGCTGTTCAACGGCTTCAAGCCGCTCTTCCAGGCGCTGTCGCCGGAGGACGTGAACAAGCTGTCGTTCGAGATCATCCAGGTGCTGCAGGGAGAGGGCGGCACGATCGACAGCCTGCTGCAGCACACGGCGTCGCTGACCAGCACGCTCGCCGGCAAGGACAAGGTGATCGGCGAGGTCGTCGACAACCTCAACCTCGCGCTGGACACCGTGAACTCGCGCGGCGACGACCTGAACAACCTCGTGATCACGTTGCAGCAGCTGGTCTCCGGGCTCGCGCAGGACCGCCAGCCGATCGGTGAGGCGATCACCGCGCTCGGCGACCTGACCAACGCGACCGCGGGCCTGCTGGAGCAGGGCCGTGAGCCGTTGCGCAACGACATCGCGCAGCTCGGCATCGTCTCGAAGACGCTGGGGGACAACGAGGCGCTCGTCGAGGGCGTGCTCCAGCGGATGCCGAACAAGCTGGAGACGATCACCAGGACCGCGACCTACGGCTCGTGGTTCAACTTCTACCTGTGCGAGGCCAGCGGCCAGATCGCCGTGCCGCCGGTCATCACCAATCCCATCCCGATCACGGCGTTGCCGGTGACACAGCAGAGGTGCCGCCGATGA
- the rplL gene encoding 50S ribosomal protein L7/L12 — MAKLSTEELLDAFKEMTLLELSAFVKQFEETFEVTAAAPVAVAAAAGPAAGGAAEVEEQTDFNVVLESAGDKKIQVIKVVREVVSGLGLKEAKELVESAPKAILEGVAKDVADAAKEKLEAAGAKITLK; from the coding sequence ATGGCGAAGCTCAGCACCGAAGAGCTGCTCGACGCGTTCAAGGAGATGACCCTCCTGGAGCTGTCGGCGTTCGTGAAGCAGTTCGAGGAGACCTTCGAGGTCACCGCCGCGGCTCCGGTCGCCGTTGCCGCTGCTGCCGGCCCCGCCGCCGGTGGCGCTGCCGAGGTCGAGGAGCAGACGGACTTCAACGTCGTCCTCGAGTCGGCCGGCGACAAGAAGATCCAGGTCATCAAGGTCGTCCGCGAGGTCGTCTCGGGCCTGGGCCTGAAGGAGGCCAAGGAGCTGGTCGAGTCCGCTCCGAAGGCGATCCTCGAGGGTGTCGCGAAGGACGTCGCGGACGCCGCCAAGGAGAAGCTCGAGGCTGCGGGCGCCAAGATCACCCTCAAGTGA
- a CDS encoding MCE family protein codes for MTTVVNSKAGRFIAIACVLALVLTGALWWIFNGMNGRKVTAHFAAAVGVYPGGDVRVLGVKVGTIDEVTPEGKTVKVVFTVDRDVRVPENAQAVVVSPSVVSDRYVQLSPAYTGGPTMADNAVIPRERTATPVELYSSLDKLTTALGPNGANADGALADLLNSAAKNLEGNGQALNDTLKNLGQATRTLSGSKEDLFATVDNLQKFTAMLAANDSQVRDLNRQLADVSKLLADERGDLGAALSELATALGQVQGFIKDNRAGLKSNVDKLASITQVLVNQRAALAETLDVAPLALGNLQNSYNAASGTLDTRANINELNQPPIVLICKLVQQATPNNVPPILAQTCRQLEPLLSGAIPLKSPAEVLGDLNAGKLPLPLPLAGVPR; via the coding sequence ATGACGACGGTGGTGAACAGCAAGGCCGGCCGGTTCATCGCGATCGCGTGCGTGCTCGCGCTCGTGCTGACCGGCGCGCTGTGGTGGATCTTCAACGGCATGAACGGGCGCAAGGTGACCGCGCACTTCGCCGCGGCCGTCGGCGTCTACCCCGGCGGTGACGTGCGGGTGCTCGGCGTGAAGGTCGGCACCATCGACGAGGTCACGCCGGAGGGCAAGACCGTGAAGGTCGTGTTCACCGTCGACCGCGACGTGCGGGTGCCGGAGAACGCGCAGGCCGTCGTGGTCTCGCCGAGCGTGGTCAGCGACCGGTACGTGCAGCTCTCGCCCGCCTACACCGGCGGGCCGACGATGGCCGACAACGCTGTGATCCCGCGCGAGCGCACCGCGACACCGGTCGAGCTGTACTCGTCGCTGGACAAGCTCACGACCGCGCTGGGACCCAACGGCGCGAACGCCGACGGCGCGTTGGCGGACCTGCTGAACTCGGCGGCGAAGAACCTCGAGGGCAACGGCCAGGCGCTCAACGACACGCTGAAGAACCTCGGCCAGGCCACGCGCACGCTGTCCGGGTCCAAGGAGGACCTCTTCGCGACCGTGGACAACCTGCAGAAGTTCACCGCGATGCTGGCCGCCAACGACAGCCAGGTGCGGGACCTCAACCGGCAGCTCGCGGACGTCTCGAAGCTGCTGGCCGACGAACGCGGTGACCTCGGTGCCGCGCTGAGCGAGCTGGCCACCGCGCTGGGCCAGGTGCAGGGGTTCATCAAGGACAACCGCGCCGGGCTGAAGTCCAACGTGGACAAGCTCGCGTCGATCACGCAGGTGCTCGTGAACCAGCGGGCGGCGCTCGCCGAGACGCTGGACGTGGCCCCGCTGGCGCTGGGCAACCTGCAGAACTCCTACAACGCGGCGTCCGGCACGCTCGACACCCGCGCGAACATCAACGAGCTCAACCAGCCGCCGATCGTGCTGATCTGCAAGCTGGTGCAGCAGGCGACGCCGAACAACGTGCCGCCGATCCTGGCGCAGACCTGCCGGCAGCTGGAGCCGTTGCTGAGCGGCGCGATCCCGTTGAAGTCGCCCGCCGAGGTGCTCGGAGACCTGAACGCGGGCAAGCTGCCGCTGCCCCTGCCGCTCGCGGGGGTGCCCCGGTGA
- a CDS encoding MCE family protein: MKQRNPIATGAISLTLIGLLLLAAFYSDDLPIVGGGTSYAADFSEAAGLVPGNEVRVAGVKVGKVTKVKLNGDRVRVTFKVKDAWVGDRTTAMIRIKTLLGQKFVALDPQGSQPLSPGDPIPKERTLAPYDVNEAFNGLATTVGQIDTKQLADSFTVLSETFKNSPEHVRGALDGLSALSKTISSRDEQLAKLLDNTRQLTKTLADRNAEFEKLLADGNLLLGELRKRREAISAVLSGTRDLARELSGLVTDNQNQLKPALDQLNRVTTILERNQENLDRSLALMAPFYRVFANTLGNGRWFDTYICGLLPPSVNLGVVGFNEEGCLPPGVQR; encoded by the coding sequence ATGAAACAGCGCAACCCCATCGCCACCGGCGCGATCAGCCTGACGTTGATCGGGCTGCTGCTCCTGGCGGCGTTCTACTCCGACGACCTGCCGATCGTGGGCGGTGGCACGAGCTACGCGGCCGACTTCAGCGAGGCCGCCGGGCTGGTGCCGGGCAACGAGGTCCGCGTCGCCGGCGTGAAGGTCGGCAAGGTCACCAAGGTCAAGCTGAACGGCGACCGGGTGCGGGTGACGTTCAAGGTCAAGGACGCCTGGGTGGGCGACCGGACGACCGCGATGATCCGCATCAAGACGTTGCTGGGCCAGAAGTTCGTGGCGCTCGACCCGCAGGGCTCGCAGCCCCTCTCACCCGGCGACCCGATCCCGAAGGAACGCACGCTCGCGCCGTACGACGTGAACGAGGCGTTCAACGGGCTCGCGACGACCGTCGGCCAGATCGACACCAAGCAGCTCGCGGACAGCTTCACCGTGCTGTCGGAGACGTTCAAGAACTCGCCGGAGCACGTCCGCGGCGCGCTGGACGGGCTGTCCGCGTTGTCGAAGACGATCTCCTCGCGCGACGAGCAGCTGGCGAAGCTGCTGGACAACACCCGGCAGCTGACGAAGACGCTGGCCGACCGCAACGCCGAGTTCGAGAAGCTGCTCGCCGACGGCAACCTGCTGCTGGGCGAGCTGCGCAAGCGGCGGGAGGCCATCAGCGCGGTGCTCAGCGGCACCCGTGACCTGGCGCGCGAGCTGTCCGGACTGGTCACGGACAACCAGAACCAGCTCAAGCCGGCGCTGGACCAGCTGAACAGGGTCACCACGATCCTGGAGCGCAACCAGGAGAACCTCGACCGCAGCCTGGCGCTGATGGCGCCGTTCTACCGGGTGTTCGCGAACACCCTGGGCAACGGGCGCTGGTTCGACACCTACATCTGCGGTCTGCTGCCGCCCTCGGTGAACCTCGGCGTCGTCGGGTTCAACGAGGAAGGCTGCCTGCCTCCGGGGGTGCAGCGATGA